A single Triticum dicoccoides isolate Atlit2015 ecotype Zavitan chromosome 2A, WEW_v2.0, whole genome shotgun sequence DNA region contains:
- the LOC119355191 gene encoding threonylcarbamoyladenosine tRNA methylthiotransferase-like, translating to MEDIEDVLGPAGFSGGGAPPGLRLPLSTVAVKPKRRSSKLLQTQAQPDARIPGTQTIYVKTFGCSHNQSDSEYMSGQLSAFGYAITEEPEGADLWLINTCTVKNPSQSAMSTLISKCKTANKPLVVAGCVPQGSRDLKELEGISIIGVQQIDRVVEVVEETLKGHEVRLLSRKTLPSLDLPKVRKNKFIEILPINVGCLGACTYCKTKHARGHLGSYSIDSLVDRVKIVVSEGVREIWLSSEDTGAYGRDIGTNLPNLLNAIVAELPADRSTMLRIGMTNPPFILEHLNEIASVLRHPCVYTSLHVPVQSGSDAVLKAMNREYTVSEFRMVVGTLCELVPGMQIATDIICGFPGETDEDFVETVNLIKEYQLPQVHISQFYPRPGTPAARMKKVPSIEVKKRSRELTSVFEAFSPYEGLKGKVERIWITEIATDGVHLVGHTKGYIQVLVIAPDSMLGTSADAKITSVGRWSVFGEVIEGTVAIKEAALEQNSAEVQVKNSPNRVEEAACSTNTCDSCACSGAESAAQQCTPQQCEGPSDAPTNCGDATRQETPQSTLVRRNVEGAGKTSESDTEKSRGDDQQVNVITRGALNIDRILWGGLAVSFATTLAILVLLTCKIFYTSS from the exons ATGGAGGACATCGAGGACGTGCTGGGACCGGCCGGGTTTTCCGGCGGCGGAGCTCCTCCCGGGCTCCGCCTACCCCTCTCCACTGTCGCCGTCAAGCCCAAGCGCAGGTCGTCCAAGCTCCTGCAGACGCAGGCCCAGCCCGATGCCCGGATCCCAGGCACGCAG ACGATATACGTCAAGACATTCGGGTGCTCACATAACCAG AGTGACAGTGAGTACATGTCGGGGCAGCTCTCCGCGTTTGGATATGCAATTACTGAAGAGCCCGAAGGAGCTGATTTGTGGCTAATTAACAC ATGCACTGTGAAAAATCCAAGTCAATCTGCCATGTCAACTCTCATATCAAAATGCAAGACGGCAAACAAGCCACTGGTTGTAGCTGGCTGTGTGCCACAAGGAAGCCGGGATCTGAAGGAGCTTGAAGGTATTAGTATAATAGGAGTGCAGCAGATAGATCGGGTTGTTGAAGTAGTTGAGGAAACTTTAAAAGGGCATGAGGTTCGGTTGTTGAGTCGGAAAACACTGCCCTCACTTGATTTACCCAAG GTTCGAAAGAATAAATTTATTGAGATTCTTCCAATAAATGTTGGGTGTCTAGGCGCTTGCACTTACTGCAAGACAAAGCATGCTCGTGGTCATCTTGGAAGCTATTCTATAGACAGCTTG GTAGATCGTGTGAAAATTGTTGTCTCAGAAGGTGTTCGCGAGATATGGTTGAGCAGTGAAGATACTGGTGCTTATG GTAGGGATATCGGTACAAATCTTCCGAATCTCTTAAATGCAATTGTTGCTGAGCTTCCTGCAGACAGAAGCACAATGCTTCGCATAGGGATGACAAATCCTCCTTTTATACTGGAGCATTTGAATGAGATAGCTAGTGTTTTGCGCCATCCTTGTGTTTATACTTCCCTTCATGTTCCTGTGCAATCAGGCAGTGATGCTGTTTTAAAG GCAATGAATCGTGAATACACTGTCAGTGAGTTCAGAATGGTAGTTGGTACTCTCTGTGAGCTTGTCCCGGGCATGCAAATTGCCACGGATATTATTTGTGGCTTTCCTG GCGAAACTGATGAAGATTTTGTTGAAACGGTTAACCTTATAAAAGAGTATCAGTTACCTCAAGTTCACATATCACAGTTTTATCCCAGGCCAG GAACACCTGCTGCTAGGATGAAGAAAGTGCCTAGCATTGAAGTGAAAAAACGAAGCCGTGAATTGACCTCAGTTTTCGAAGCTTTTTCACCATACGAAGGACTGAAAGGCAAAGTGGAGAGGATATGGATTACTGAAATAGCTACCGATGGTGTTCATTTG GTTGGACATACCAAAGGGTATATCCAGGTCCTTGTCATTGCTCCAGATAGTATGCTAGGAACATCAGCTGATGCGAAGATCACGTCTGTCGGAAGATGGTCTGTATTTGGTGAAGTGATAGAAGGAACCGTTGCAATAAAGGAAGCAGCACTTGAACAAAATTCTGCTGAAGTGCAGGTAAAAAACAGCCCAAATCGTGTTGAGGAAGCCGCTTGTTCTACAAACACCTGCGATTCCTGTGCATGCTCGGGTGCAGAAAGCGCAGCACAACAATGTACTCCACAGCAATGTGAAGGGCCATCTGATGCACCGACAAATTGTGGTGACGCTACTCGTCAGGAAACACCTCAATCTACGCTTGTGAGAAGAAATGTCGAGGGGGCAGGGAAAACAAGTGAAAGTGATACAGAAAAATCTAGAGGGGACGATCAGCAGGTAAATGTGATTACCAGGGGAGCACTAAACATTGACAGGATTCTTTGGGGTGGTTTGGCCGTAAGCTTTGCCACAACACTAGCCATACTTGTGCTGCTTACCTGCAAGATTTTTTACACGTCCTCCTAA
- the LOC119355192 gene encoding uncharacterized protein LOC119355192, with amino-acid sequence MRFPTMINVVAVCLVLSTLAAAGVWSPAPPPPAQQHGEHVLREGRRVVIVEYERELPLTPGQGSAKETHVLPPHALDGVEAKETVSEEARGAVSNAADKVAGAAEDGKEKLSNAKESATGKVFGAVKRCKDRLCGAAKGLEEGARVGVSRVKDGAEDTVTAAGETLSGAKDKAEGKVFDAASEAKGAAMSAKDKVSEAAGGAKEKAAHIKDGAAGTVRSAKDKVSEAAGGAKEKAAHVKDKAAETVTNAKGKVSEAAGEAKEKASHVKDRAAETVTSAKGKVSEAAGNAKDKVSDIAERAEDYAGDAAGNAAEKVARAEEVAKAKAGEVTKNLTDIARRAREVASDAAGYLLGAPMEAARTATAVMHLLGFATAYGACVWVTFVSSHVLAASLPRQQLGVVQSKLYPVYFRAMAYCVGLALAAHLLGRERSSFAARAQTFNLLSALGLVLANMLLLEPKATKVMFERMKVEKEEGRGRDMSDIIDPPAVTVATAATTTTAAPTAAGARSPVDGTTGTVRAAKTTTTTTSVTAPDAEMAKSKVVRLNKRLKQLNGYSSLCNVLSLMALTWHLVHLARRLQMSTAC; translated from the exons ATGCGATTTCCCACCATGATAAACGTTGTAGCCGTATGCCTCGTCCTCTCCACCCTGGCCGCCGCCGGCGTCTGGTCGCCagcgcctccgccgccggcccagCAGCACGGTGAGCATGTCCTCCGGGAGGGCCGCCGCGTCGTCATCGTCGAGTACGAGCGCGAGCTCCCGCTCACCCCGGGCCAGGGCTCCGCCAAAGAGACGCACGTCTTGCCCCCTCACGCTCTCGACGGCGTCGAGGCGAAAGAAACGGTGTCGGAGGAAGCCAGGGGAGCCGTCTCCAACGCGGCGGACAAGGTGGCTGGCGCGGCGGAGGATGGCAAGGAGAAGTTGTCCAATGCCAAGGAGAGCGCCACGGGCAAGGTGTTCGGCGCGGTGAAGCGCTGCAAGGACAGGCTCTGCGGCGCCGCCAAGGGGTTGGAGGAGGGCGCGAGAGTCGGGGTCTCCCGCGTCAAAGATGGCGCCGAGGACACGGTGACAGCTGCCGGGGAGACGCTCTCTGGTGCCAAGGACAAAGCGGAGGGCAAGGTGTTCGACGCTGCATCAGAGGCGAAGGGCGCTGCGATGAGTGCCAAGGACAAGGTCTCCGAAGCAGCCGGTGGAGCCAAGGAGAAGGCAGCACACATCAAGGATGGAGCGGCTGGAACCGTGAGGAGTGCCAAGGACAAGGTCTCCGAAGCAGCCGGTGGAGCCAAGGAGAAGGCAGCACACGTGAAGGACAAAGCAGCTGAAACAGTGACGAATGCCAAGGGCAAGGTTTCAGAAGCAGCCGGTGAAGCCAAGGAGAAAGCATCGCACGTGAAGGACCGAGCAGCTGAGACAGTGACCAGTGCCAAGGGCAAGGTCTCTGAAGCTGCAGGGAACGCCAAAGACAAGGTCTCTGACATCGCAGAACGAGCAGAGGATTACGCCGGGGATGCTGCAGGGAACGCGGCCGAGAAGGTGGCGCGAGCCGAGGAGGTCGCGAAGGCGAAGGCTGGGGAGGTGACCAAGAACCTGACCGACATCGCGAGGCGGGCCCGGGAGGTGGCGTCCGATGCAGCCGGATACCTGCTCGGCGCGCCCATGGAGGCCGCGCGCACCGCGACGGCGGTGATGCATCTGCTCGGGTTCGCCACGGCCTACGGCGCGTGCGTGTGGGTGACGTTCGTGTCGAGCCACGTCCTCGCTGCGTCGCTGCCCCGGCAGCAGCTCGGCGTGGTGCAGAGCAAGCTGTACCCGGTGTACTTCCGCGCCATGGCCTACTGCGTCGGCCTGGCCCTGGCGGCGCACCTGCTCGGCCGCGAGAGGAGCTCCTTCGCGGCGCGCGCCCAGACCTTCAACTTGCTCAGCGCGCTGGGACTGGTCCTCGCCAACATGCTGCTTCTCGAGCCAAAAGCCACCAAG GTGATGTTCGAAAGGATGAAAGTGGAGAAGGAAGAAGGCAGAGGAAGGGACATGTCCGACATCATCGACCCGCCGGCCGTCACGGTGGCCACGGCCGCCACGACCACCACAGCCGCCCCCACGGCAGCAGGAGCCCGCAGCCCGGTGGACGGCACGACGGGAACCGTCAGGGCGGCGAAGACCACGACGACGACGACCTCGGTGACGGCGCCCGACGCGGAGATGGCCAAGAGCAAGGTGGTGAGGCTGAACAAGCGGCTGAAGCAGCTCAACGGCTACTCGTCCCTGTGCAACGTGCTGTCCCTGATGGCCCTGACGTGGCACCTCGTTCACCTGGCTCGCCGCCTGCAGATGAGTACCGCCTGCTAG